The Brachyhypopomus gauderio isolate BG-103 chromosome 1, BGAUD_0.2, whole genome shotgun sequence genome includes the window GGGGTTGGTGAACTCGGTTCTGTTCTCCCAGAGGTGGGGCCACACGGAGTGAGTCCGCTCGCgtatcctgcacacacacacacacacacacacacacacacacacacacacacacacacacacacacacacacatgcgttaAAAATCAAGACCCACCTGGGTCCCAGTTGTTCAAAAAACCGCCCCAGCTTGGCTGTggttatggtggtgatggtgcaaATGTTGGTGTTTCTGCTTTTCACCGTAGTGATGGATGATGTTGCTGATGGTGGAGTttatggtggtagtgatggcaGTGATGTTGGCGGTGGTTCTGATTGGTCCACGCATTACCTTaggctcctcctctccttctggCTGTTGCCGATGAAGTTTCCGAACTGGCAGGAGTGGACGTAGGTGTGCAGCTGTAGGAGGAAGCGCTCGTTGAACTCGAAGGCGCAGGGGAACTGTTCCAtcagctgccacacacactccagcagctGGTCCATCACAGGAGATACCTCCTTGGGGTCGCCGTCCAGGTGAGCGTACCTGTGGGCCCCCACATGGAGCACAACGGTTTACACTACAGCACGGATACGGGCTCCACCCCTTTACGGATGACCTCTTAACATCAGCAAAgtttaaatatataatttattgtgAGTCACTGCAGTGTACTTAAGTAAGATACGTAGTGATATAGAAATACTGCTtgtacagctgatgaaggactagAACATCCTGTTTCCCTGGTAACACGCATATATTACACATAAAATAAACGTCCTGCTCTGAGGAAGCTGATAATGAACATATTGGCAGATTGACAACACACCTGTGTGAGAACTTGTGTCCAAAGGAGACCCAGTCTTTCTCTATCAGTACCTGCAGAGAGAGACCGACACGGCATCACTGAACAAACCAAAGGACACGTAGGCAGCAGGTCTCAGCAGGACTACAGCATGTCTCAACAGGACTACAGCAGGTCTCAGCAGGACTACAGCAGGACTGCCTTTGCGTGCTTTCACACAGACCCGGAACCTGAAGCATTCTTGATCCTGACCTGCTTTGTGGAAAAGTGTGAATTATGAAACCTCAACACATGGAGAACTGACTTCAGGATGGCCACATCTAAACATCTCAACATCTCCACTGAAGCCACTCCTACGAGTGTTGTGTCCAGCGGAGGCGTTGCGCCCGTCACAGGTGCGTGAGCGTGACCTCACCATGAACCCTTGAAGGCTGCGGTAGTAGGGGTCCAGCAGCAGGCTGGCCACAGAGCACGCCTGAGCCGTGCGGTCCCAGCCGTCTGAGCAGTGCACCAGCACGCTCACGCCCTCCTCCGCCACcgcctgcgcacacacacacacacacacacacatcacgtcATGGGTCGTATACATGTTACATGTTCAGATGTTCTCTgccatagacacacacacacacacacacacacacactttgcggTACCTTGGCGATGAACACCCCCGCATCCAGAACTGCTTTGATGTGTTTCAGCCAGCCAGAATTCTCCAGACCCCAGAGGAAATCCCCCATGGAGGGAGACCGGAGATCTCCcactgtagcacacacacacacacacacacacatacacacacacacacacagagttataGAGTTCACCAGTCCCTCCTACTGTACAACACGATGGTTAATTTCTGTACACTCCTTCCAAGTAACACACACTGGAAACAAAATGgtgaaagagacacacacacacacacacacacacacacacacacactccttatgGACATTCAGCTACATGCTGCTAAACGTGTGCGTTGACACAGTTGCCACGGCTACGCACCGTCGGCGATCTTCTGCTGGCTGCTGCGCATCACGTGGATGTTGTCGATGGCGACGAAGTGCAGCCGTATGTTGTAGTGGTCCTCGTTCTCGTAGCCCTTCCCCGCAGCCCGGTTCGCCATCGCGTTCAGCTGCACGTCGCCACCGGGGGGCGCAAGAGACGCTCACAGCACATCCCCAAACCACACTTGCATCACCACACTGCCTAGCGCCCGCCCGTCTCTACGGCAATCGCAGCGAGGCTACCCTCTCTATGGAGTCGCTCTTTAAGGGCGAAGATGCATGACGGGGTCGTCTCTGTATTGCCAACGGAAACGTTTAAAGGAatcgtgtgtgtacacacacacacacacacagcactacgATGAGGCATTGTGACCTGATAGAGCGTGACCTTCGACCTTGTGCGGACGCGTTCACGTGAGCCCTCACCTTGGGTCGCGTGTCCACCACGTACACGTACTCGCTGGCCGGGTTGGACTTCATGATGGCCTGAAGCATCTGCTCGTCCTCCAAGGAGCGGGCGCTGAAGCCGGACAGGGGCTGGCTGCTTCTGCACACCGCAgcctgggggcggggccagggccAGGGGCGGGGCCGAGAGAAAAGGGGACAGTCGAATTAAACGGAGAGCGCCGGAAAGACTCAGAGAAGACCAAAGATGGGAacgaaggagagagagagcagacaagATGGACAATTATAAAGAAATGAAAGTGTAACTGAGGGCAAGATGAAAGATTCGGAATTCATGAGAAAGAAGGAACTAGTGATGGGTACAAAAACCAACTGCCACTGAGACGGGAAGAGAAAAGGATGTTTAAATACAATCTCATCAGTGTTAGAGCTGCTCACACTGAACTGTATTCTGCTCCAGTGGCCACGGTGATGACCGTGAGACTGAGAGACCTGCAAGTGGAGCGAGACGTGGAGCGAGACGTGGAGCGAGACGAGTGCAGTGAGACTCAGCTAAGGAGGGGTGAGGGACAGAGGGCGGGGCCACGTACGTTGGTGTCCCTGTGGTAgtaggacaggacaggaagtCGCCCTCGGCTCCGGAACTTGGCACTGCCCACGATCACGGCCGGGGACGCCGACTTTGGCACGAACAGCTCAGACGGGTACGTGTCACAAACCTGCCAATCAAACGGAGCTGAACGTGAGCTTGAGCGAAGACCCGAGTCTGACCTGAGACTGCAAGATGAGTGAGAGACTACTGCTTATGTTTCTCCCAGCATTCATTCACAACATAAGCATCTGTTCATACGAGTTTTCATGCTGtctgcatttttgttcatgtgGACCAGCGTAAGGCGGTAGTAACTCTAAcgacagacaggaagcagcacTGACCCTGTACTCGTAGTTGGCAGGCGTGGCATGCCAGAGGTTGCTGGGGATACCCATGCGAGTGAAGTCAGAGAGCACGTCCAGGAAGTTCCAGGCCCTCTCCCGCTCCTCCTTGTCCAGGTTGGGGTGGAAGGAGAAACAGTAGAGGTCTCCATAACGCTCTGGGGGAGtatagaggaagagagagaaggagggaggggggataCGTAGTGAAAGAATTAAATACAGGcatacagagtgagagagaagcagGAAGAGATGAGAGAAAGGTGTGGCTGTCAGGTGAGCTCCTCacctgtgtgtgggaggtgtgtggttgtCAGGTGAGCTCCTCacctgtgtgtgggaggtgtgtggctgTCAGGTGAGCTCCTCACCTGGCCGGGAGAGGTGTGTGGCTGTCAGGTGAGCTCCTCACCTGGCCGGGAGAGGTGTGTGGCTGTCAGGTGAGCTCCTCACCTGGCCGGGAGAGGTGTGTGGCTGTCAGGTGAGCTCCTCACCTGGCCGGGAGAGGTGTGTGGCTGTCAGGTGAGCTCCTCACCTGGCCGGGAGAGGTGTGTGGCTGTCAGGTGAGCTCCTCACCTGGCCGGGAGAGGTGTGTGGCTGTCAGGTGAGCTCCTCACCTGGCCGGGAGAGGTGTGTGGCTGTCAGGTGAGCTCCTCACCTGGccgggagaggtgtgtgagcgATGCATGCACATCTACACAGTCCCTCTCCTGAGGCAACAGCAGCTGGAACACCTGGAAGTTCTTGCAGCGCACAAGGAGTGGACATCCCACCGGCGTGTTGGCCAGACGCTCCACGGTACCCACCAGGCTGTGCAGGAGCTGGACCACAGGACGCACaggacaccccacacacactgtcactgtTTCAGCTCTCCAAAACCTTACACAGCCGTGTTGGAGCTGACTGCCCTGGTGTTGGAGAGCAACAGGGAAAACACCACCCGCCACCTTCTCGTGTACAAGGGTGTTGCTCTCAGCACATTCAAACTCAGGTGCCTGCAAGTTCTAGAACTCCTCCTCAGACCAATCAGGAGCTCAGGCCAAACTTGTAGCCAATAAGGTGAGAGTTCTAGAATTCAGAACTGTGGGATTGTGGCATATGGCAGTGGCGCTCAGGTGTGATTATTAGAATAAAACACTAATATCTCCATGTCTCATACTCCATATTAATATGAATGGCCTGTCAAATAAGGCTCGTTAAAGTAAGACACAGAAGGCCATTGTGTCTGTCTGCTGGATCCGTTGCGTAATACGGGTCATTCTAAGCAAGACGTG containing:
- the mtmr7b gene encoding myotubularin-related protein 7b isoform X2, coding for MDHIKTPKVENVRWIDRLTPRKVSVGTLYLSSTHTIFVENTDARKETWLLHSLVGTVERLANTPVGCPLLVRCKNFQVFQLLLPQERDCVDVHASLTHLSRPERYGDLYCFSFHPNLDKEERERAWNFLDVLSDFTRMGIPSNLWHATPANYEYRVCDTYPSELFVPKSASPAVIVGSAKFRSRGRLPVLSYYHRDTNAAVCRSSQPLSGFSARSLEDEQMLQAIMKSNPASEYVYVVDTRPKLNAMANRAAGKGYENEDHYNIRLHFVAIDNIHVMRSSQQKIADVGDLRSPSMGDFLWGLENSGWLKHIKAVLDAGVFIAKAVAEEGVSVLVHCSDGWDRTAQACSVASLLLDPYYRSLQGFMVLIEKDWVSFGHKFSHRYAHLDGDPKEVSPVMDQLLECVWQLMEQFPCAFEFNERFLLQLHTYVHSCQFGNFIGNSQKERRSLRIRERTHSVWPHLWENRTEFTNPLYRADHSQTQGVLRPVTTPYCFKFWKSMYSPAERGVAMRQSPSDCLNAVREESQQLEEELGAHQEVPRETDAEQETGPAGQDEDGNRGEEEERSD
- the mtmr7b gene encoding myotubularin-related protein 7b isoform X3, coding for MGIPSNLWHATPANYEYRVCDTYPSELFVPKSASPAVIVGSAKFRSRGRLPVLSYYHRDTNAAVCRSSQPLSGFSARSLEDEQMLQAIMKSNPASEYVYVVDTRPKLNAMANRAAGKGYENEDHYNIRLHFVAIDNIHVMRSSQQKIADVGDLRSPSMGDFLWGLENSGWLKHIKAVLDAGVFIAKAVAEEGVSVLVHCSDGWDRTAQACSVASLLLDPYYRSLQGFMVLIEKDWVSFGHKFSHRYAHLDGDPKEVSPVMDQLLECVWQLMEQFPCAFEFNERFLLQLHTYVHSCQFGNFIGNSQKERRSLRIRERTHSVWPHLWENRTEFTNPLYRADHSQTQGVLRPVTTPYCFKFWKSMYSPAERGVAMRQSPSDCLNAVREESQQLEEELGAHQERLAQLVRMKMGTEVRKRSGAIEHPCRFTTKEREMASPQDYFSSASPTPTAERHAPSFTLPLKPSTTIHGCDPDDLSACSDLESGVADLSSHASSSCDDVKDPDSDEVTCTRA
- the mtmr7b gene encoding myotubularin-related protein 7b isoform X1, producing the protein MDHIKTPKVENVRWIDRLTPRKVSVGTLYLSSTHTIFVENTDARKETWLLHSLVGTVERLANTPVGCPLLVRCKNFQVFQLLLPQERDCVDVHASLTHLSRPERYGDLYCFSFHPNLDKEERERAWNFLDVLSDFTRMGIPSNLWHATPANYEYRVCDTYPSELFVPKSASPAVIVGSAKFRSRGRLPVLSYYHRDTNAAVCRSSQPLSGFSARSLEDEQMLQAIMKSNPASEYVYVVDTRPKLNAMANRAAGKGYENEDHYNIRLHFVAIDNIHVMRSSQQKIADVGDLRSPSMGDFLWGLENSGWLKHIKAVLDAGVFIAKAVAEEGVSVLVHCSDGWDRTAQACSVASLLLDPYYRSLQGFMVLIEKDWVSFGHKFSHRYAHLDGDPKEVSPVMDQLLECVWQLMEQFPCAFEFNERFLLQLHTYVHSCQFGNFIGNSQKERRSLRIRERTHSVWPHLWENRTEFTNPLYRADHSQTQGVLRPVTTPYCFKFWKSMYSPAERGVAMRQSPSDCLNAVREESQQLEEELGAHQERLAQLVRMKMGTEVRKRSGAIEHPCRFTTKEREMASPQDYFSSASPTPTAERHAPSFTLPLKPSTTIHGCDPDDLSACSDLESGVADLSSHASSSCDDVKDPDSDEVTCTRA